A DNA window from Streptomyces sp. 71268 contains the following coding sequences:
- a CDS encoding MFS transporter gives MEETSGEPASAGRRRWWTLLAVSTAQLLVVLDGTIVNIALPSAQRALDMSDASRQWAITAYALAFGGLLLIGGRVSGALGHRRAFRVGLLGFAAASALGGAATNAELLFAARALQGVFAALLAPAGLSLLTITFTGPRERGRAFGVFAAVGAAGSALGLVAGGLLTEYASWRWCLYINVPLALLAVGGTALVPGQGPVRDGGRLDVAGALLSAGGFAALVYAFNEAEPHGWASVRVLALLVGGVLMLAAFAAVEARVPHPLLPPRVLAHRARGAAFAAITLMFVAMFGFYLFMSYYTQTVLGYSPVEAGLTLIINAVAALVGSTFIAGKLHGRVPPAALIVPGLLAAAAGMFLLTWLTADSAHILPLYLAPALVLTGLGLGCVMPPTASLATADMRWHEIGAASAAYNAAQQLGAALGTALLNTVAASAAASYLARPGHPTPTAATVHGYTTALTVAFGILLGAACVVALLTLVRRARGTGTPRSGGTEHERAGEAAPLS, from the coding sequence ATGGAAGAAACGTCGGGGGAGCCGGCCTCAGCGGGGCGGCGGCGCTGGTGGACGCTGCTGGCGGTGAGCACGGCCCAGCTCCTCGTCGTCCTGGACGGGACGATCGTGAACATCGCGCTGCCGTCCGCGCAGCGCGCGCTCGACATGTCCGACGCGAGCAGGCAGTGGGCCATCACCGCCTACGCGCTGGCCTTCGGCGGACTGCTGCTGATCGGCGGGCGGGTCAGCGGCGCGCTCGGGCACCGACGCGCGTTCCGCGTCGGCCTGCTGGGCTTCGCCGCCGCGTCCGCGCTCGGCGGTGCCGCGACCAACGCCGAACTGCTCTTCGCGGCGCGGGCCCTGCAGGGCGTGTTCGCCGCGCTGCTCGCGCCGGCCGGCCTCTCGCTGCTGACGATCACCTTCACCGGCCCGCGCGAACGGGGCCGCGCCTTCGGCGTGTTCGCCGCCGTCGGCGCCGCCGGCTCGGCGCTCGGCCTGGTCGCGGGCGGGCTGCTCACGGAGTACGCGAGCTGGCGGTGGTGCCTGTACATCAACGTGCCGCTGGCCCTGCTCGCCGTGGGCGGCACGGCCCTCGTGCCGGGGCAGGGCCCGGTCCGCGACGGGGGACGGCTCGACGTCGCGGGCGCCCTGCTCAGCGCGGGCGGGTTCGCCGCCCTCGTCTACGCCTTCAACGAGGCCGAGCCGCACGGGTGGGCGTCGGTCAGGGTGCTCGCGCTGCTGGTCGGCGGGGTGCTGATGCTGGCGGCGTTCGCGGCCGTCGAGGCGCGCGTCCCGCACCCGCTGCTGCCGCCGCGCGTGCTCGCGCACCGGGCCCGCGGCGCCGCGTTCGCCGCGATCACCCTGATGTTCGTCGCGATGTTCGGCTTCTACCTGTTCATGAGCTACTACACGCAGACGGTGCTCGGGTACTCGCCGGTCGAGGCCGGTCTCACGCTGATCATCAACGCCGTGGCGGCCCTGGTCGGCTCCACCTTCATCGCCGGCAAGCTGCACGGCCGCGTGCCGCCCGCCGCGCTGATCGTGCCGGGGCTGCTCGCCGCCGCGGCCGGGATGTTCCTGCTGACCTGGCTGACGGCGGACAGCGCGCACATCCTGCCGCTCTACCTCGCGCCCGCGCTGGTCCTCACCGGGCTGGGCCTCGGCTGTGTCATGCCCCCGACGGCCAGCCTGGCCACGGCGGACATGCGGTGGCACGAGATCGGGGCCGCGTCGGCGGCGTACAACGCGGCCCAGCAACTCGGGGCGGCGCTCGGCACCGCCCTGCTCAACACGGTCGCGGCCAGCGCCGCCGCCTCGTACCTGGCCCGCCCCGGACACCCCACGCCGACCGCGGCCACCGTGCACGGCTACACCACCGCGCTCACCGTCGCCTTCGGCATCCTGCTCGGCGCCGCGTGCGTCGTCGCGCTGCTGACGCTGGTCCGCCGGGCGCGCGGTACGGGCACGCCGCGAAGCGGGGGGACGGAGCACGAGCGGGCGGGGGAGGCCGCGCCGCTGTCCTGA
- a CDS encoding Cof-type HAD-IIB family hydrolase: MAGVTPATEQQPEPPATDGAAAAPVADGAPAVPVPPTVPRLIATDLDGTLLHDDKSVSDRTVAALAAAEAAGIDVFFVTGRPARWMTVVSDHVHGHGLAICANGAAVVDLHQGPRFVRVRPLLPDDALAVVHALRAAAPGTAFAVERTGGIHHEPQYPPLSFDAALTLGPVEKLLSEDADQAEQPILKLLAYHPDLAPDEFLALARASAGAHASFTRSSPSALLEISALGVSKASTLEQCCAERGITRDQVMAFGDMPNDVEMLTWAGMSYAMANAHPAVLAATDRHTLANNEDGVAAVIESVLNR; encoded by the coding sequence ATGGCAGGCGTGACCCCAGCTACCGAGCAGCAGCCCGAGCCCCCCGCGACCGACGGCGCGGCCGCCGCCCCCGTGGCCGACGGCGCGCCCGCCGTCCCCGTGCCCCCCACCGTGCCCCGGCTCATCGCGACCGACCTCGACGGCACCCTGTTGCACGACGACAAGTCCGTGTCCGATCGCACCGTCGCCGCCCTGGCGGCCGCCGAGGCCGCGGGCATCGACGTCTTCTTCGTCACCGGTCGCCCGGCCCGCTGGATGACCGTCGTCAGCGACCACGTACACGGTCACGGCCTGGCCATCTGCGCCAACGGGGCGGCCGTCGTGGACCTGCACCAGGGTCCCCGGTTCGTCCGCGTGCGCCCGCTGCTGCCCGACGACGCGCTCGCCGTCGTGCACGCGCTGCGCGCCGCCGCGCCGGGTACCGCGTTCGCCGTCGAGCGCACCGGTGGCATCCACCACGAACCGCAGTACCCGCCGCTCTCGTTCGACGCCGCCCTGACGCTGGGCCCCGTCGAGAAGCTGCTGTCCGAGGACGCGGACCAGGCGGAGCAGCCCATTCTCAAGCTGCTCGCCTACCACCCCGACCTCGCCCCGGACGAATTCCTCGCCCTGGCCCGCGCGTCCGCCGGGGCGCACGCCTCGTTCACCCGCTCCAGCCCCAGCGCCCTCCTGGAGATCAGCGCCCTCGGCGTCAGCAAGGCCAGCACGCTGGAGCAGTGCTGTGCCGAACGCGGCATCACCCGCGACCAGGTGATGGCCTTCGGGGACATGCCCAACGACGTGGAGATGCTGACCTGGGCCGGCATGTCGTACGCGATGGCCAACGCGCACCCCGCCGTCCTCGCCGCGACCGACCGACACACGCTGGCCAACAACGAGGACGGCGTGGCGGCCGTCATCGAGAGCGTGCTGAACCGCTGA
- a CDS encoding DUF72 domain-containing protein — protein MGRIRVGTCSWTDKALVASGWYPTGHRDAEGRLRHYASQFPVVEVDATYYGLPSARNSQLWVARTPADFRFNVKAFSLLTGHPTRAGALPADLRPALARQGPRAGTDPGLLDEAWSRFSGALEPLRHAGRLGTVLFQFPPHLAPGRSAEAYLRRCRERAAGWPMAVEFRHPGWWQEGREAATADLLTELDAAAVAVDMARTLPTSVPPVARVTRPQLAVVRFHGRSDAWGTGTKEDRFRHDYTPAELSEWTPRVHALAERADEVHVLFNNCCADAAVRAARSMRDLLGLPAPATGALDED, from the coding sequence ATGGGACGGATACGGGTCGGCACCTGTTCGTGGACGGACAAGGCGTTGGTGGCCAGCGGTTGGTACCCGACGGGTCACCGGGACGCGGAGGGCAGACTGCGGCACTACGCCAGCCAGTTTCCGGTGGTGGAGGTGGACGCCACCTACTACGGCCTGCCCAGCGCGCGTAACAGCCAGCTCTGGGTCGCGCGCACACCGGCCGACTTCCGCTTCAACGTCAAGGCGTTCTCCCTGCTCACCGGGCACCCGACCCGGGCCGGCGCGCTGCCGGCCGACCTGCGTCCGGCGCTCGCCCGACAGGGGCCACGGGCCGGCACCGACCCGGGGCTGCTGGACGAGGCGTGGAGCCGGTTCAGCGGAGCGCTGGAACCGCTGCGCCACGCCGGACGGCTGGGGACCGTGCTCTTCCAGTTCCCGCCCCACCTCGCGCCCGGCAGGTCGGCGGAGGCGTACCTGCGCCGGTGCCGTGAACGCGCGGCAGGCTGGCCGATGGCCGTGGAGTTCCGGCACCCCGGCTGGTGGCAGGAGGGCCGCGAAGCCGCGACGGCCGACCTGCTGACGGAGTTGGACGCGGCCGCGGTGGCCGTGGACATGGCGCGGACGCTGCCCACCTCCGTCCCACCGGTCGCGCGGGTCACCCGGCCCCAACTCGCGGTCGTACGCTTCCACGGCCGCAGCGACGCCTGGGGGACCGGCACCAAGGAGGACAGGTTCCGCCACGACTACACGCCCGCCGAACTGTCGGAGTGGACGCCCCGCGTCCACGCGCTGGCCGAGCGAGCGGACGAGGTCCACGTCCTCTTCAACAACTGCTGCGCCGACGCCGCCGTCAGGGCGGCACGGTCGATGCGCGACCTGCTCGGCTTACCCGCGCCGGCCACCGGCGCGCTCGACGAGGACTGA
- a CDS encoding LLM class flavin-dependent oxidoreductase: MRLSTVILPIRRWSDGGRAEWERAEDLGFHTAYTYDHLSWRTFRDGPWFGAIPTLTAAAAATSRIRLGTLVTSPNFRHPVTLAKELITLDDISDGRITLGIGAGGSGFDATTLLGGGQEPWSPRERAARFGEFVPLLDQLLSEGEVTAEGAYYAAGAAQNIPGCVQRPRLPFAVAATGPRGLRLAARYGQAWVTTGDPKLAEDATAADSLAAIGRQVGRLGEACAEAGRDVGELDKILLTGFTPDRPLDSVGAFVDFAGAHAELGFDEIVLHAPIPDSVFAADPAVFEKIATEGLAQLNG; this comes from the coding sequence ATGCGACTGAGCACCGTGATTCTGCCGATCCGCCGCTGGTCCGATGGTGGTCGTGCGGAGTGGGAGCGCGCCGAGGACCTCGGCTTCCACACCGCTTACACCTACGACCACCTGTCCTGGCGGACCTTCCGCGACGGCCCGTGGTTCGGCGCCATCCCGACACTGACCGCCGCCGCCGCGGCGACCTCCCGCATACGCCTGGGCACGCTGGTCACGTCGCCGAACTTCCGTCACCCGGTGACGCTCGCCAAGGAACTCATCACGCTCGACGACATCTCCGACGGCCGGATCACGCTGGGCATCGGCGCGGGTGGCTCGGGGTTCGACGCGACGACGCTGCTGGGGGGCGGCCAGGAACCGTGGTCGCCGCGTGAGCGGGCGGCGCGGTTCGGCGAGTTCGTGCCGCTGCTCGACCAGCTCCTCTCGGAGGGCGAGGTGACCGCCGAGGGCGCGTACTACGCGGCGGGTGCGGCGCAGAACATACCCGGCTGCGTACAGCGCCCCCGGCTGCCGTTCGCGGTGGCCGCGACCGGGCCGCGCGGACTGCGGCTCGCCGCGCGGTACGGGCAGGCGTGGGTGACCACCGGCGATCCCAAGCTCGCGGAGGACGCCACCGCCGCCGACTCGCTCGCCGCCATCGGACGACAGGTCGGGCGGCTCGGCGAGGCGTGCGCGGAGGCCGGCCGCGATGTCGGCGAGCTGGACAAGATCCTGCTCACCGGCTTCACCCCGGACCGTCCGCTGGACTCGGTAGGGGCGTTCGTGGACTTCGCCGGCGCGCACGCGGAGCTGGGCTTCGACGAGATCGTGCTGCACGCCCCGATTCCCGACTCGGTCTTCGCCGCCGACCCCGCGGTCTTCGAGAAGATCGCGACGGAGGGCCTGGCCCAGCTCAACGGCTAG
- a CDS encoding class I SAM-dependent methyltransferase has product MKFHSTLIASRSARRALRPVLDQLDQRIDRKLRSARRELTVLREELRRAHSTDLLLGRDGRLTDRQPSREEIVELAAQIAVVTGRDGAYRETVLAYRTLVELENRGVGRIAGSTRNILGKLAATPLLNPPNGEILEIGTLYGLFAGGMARQLLRAGLPYQLTIVDPLSPVQLQPGFEISSDPSGTPVTEAVVRANLAYAGVEDARLRLRRGFSEDPAVREELSDRQYGVLIIDGDHSFEGVANDLEWAEQVAAPGAVIVMDDYGDGRWAGVREATEKRLAGDTRLRMIGQVATSAFLRAT; this is encoded by the coding sequence GTGAAGTTCCACAGCACTCTGATCGCTTCCCGTTCCGCCCGTCGCGCGCTGCGGCCCGTACTTGACCAGCTCGACCAGCGCATTGACAGAAAGCTTCGCTCAGCCCGCCGTGAACTCACCGTCCTCCGCGAGGAGCTGCGCCGCGCGCACTCCACTGACCTGCTGCTCGGGCGCGACGGCAGGCTGACCGACCGGCAGCCGAGCCGCGAAGAGATCGTGGAACTCGCTGCCCAGATCGCCGTCGTGACCGGACGCGACGGCGCGTACAGGGAAACCGTTCTGGCCTACCGCACCCTGGTGGAGCTGGAGAACCGTGGCGTCGGGCGCATCGCCGGCTCCACCCGCAACATCCTCGGCAAGCTCGCCGCCACGCCGCTGCTCAACCCGCCGAACGGCGAGATCCTGGAGATCGGCACGCTGTACGGGCTGTTCGCCGGTGGCATGGCCCGCCAGTTGCTACGGGCCGGGCTCCCGTACCAGCTCACCATCGTCGACCCGCTCTCACCCGTGCAGCTCCAGCCCGGCTTCGAGATCTCGTCCGACCCGTCGGGCACCCCCGTCACCGAGGCGGTGGTGCGCGCCAACCTCGCGTACGCCGGCGTCGAGGACGCGCGGCTGCGACTGCGCAGGGGCTTCTCGGAGGACCCCGCCGTACGCGAGGAACTGTCCGACCGGCAGTACGGCGTCCTGATCATCGACGGCGACCACTCGTTCGAGGGGGTCGCCAACGACCTGGAGTGGGCCGAGCAGGTGGCCGCGCCGGGCGCGGTGATCGTGATGGACGACTACGGGGACGGTCGGTGGGCCGGCGTGCGCGAGGCCACCGAGAAGCGCCTCGCGGGCGACACCCGGCTGCGCATGATCGGCCAGGTCGCCACGAGCGCCTTCCTCCGCGCCACCTGA
- the htpX gene encoding zinc metalloprotease HtpX: MSRTRFAPDRGLATRMVSTMFLIGLLYVVLVGVLVALLGNAWPLIVLLVGGMFIAQFWFSDRIAAFSMGAREVTPEQAPELHGAVDRLCALADMPKPRVAIADSDVPNAFATGRSQQKSLVCATTGLMRRLEPEELEGVIAHELSHVAHRDVAVMTIASFLGVLAGLITRIALWGGLTRGNNRDNGLGVALLVIPLVSAVVYAISFLLTRLLSRYRELSADRAAALLTGRPSALAAALTKVTGEMARIPTRDLRQAEPYNAFYFAPAFSGSSLSKLLSSHPTLEQRLDQLGRISAQLGRP; the protein is encoded by the coding sequence ATGTCACGTACGCGATTCGCGCCGGACCGCGGGCTGGCCACTCGCATGGTGAGCACCATGTTCCTGATCGGGCTGCTGTACGTGGTCCTCGTCGGCGTCCTGGTGGCGCTGCTGGGTAACGCGTGGCCGTTGATCGTGCTGCTCGTGGGCGGGATGTTCATCGCCCAGTTCTGGTTCAGCGACCGGATCGCGGCGTTCAGCATGGGCGCGCGCGAGGTCACCCCCGAGCAGGCGCCGGAACTGCACGGCGCCGTGGACCGGCTGTGCGCGCTCGCCGACATGCCCAAGCCCCGGGTGGCTATAGCCGACAGCGACGTACCGAACGCCTTCGCCACCGGCCGTAGCCAACAGAAATCGCTGGTCTGTGCCACGACCGGGCTGATGCGCCGGCTGGAGCCTGAGGAACTGGAGGGGGTCATCGCGCACGAGCTGTCACACGTCGCGCACCGCGATGTCGCGGTCATGACCATTGCCTCCTTCCTCGGCGTACTGGCCGGACTGATCACCCGGATCGCCCTGTGGGGCGGACTCACGCGGGGCAACAACAGGGACAACGGCCTCGGCGTCGCCCTCCTGGTCATCCCGCTCGTCAGCGCCGTCGTCTATGCCATCAGCTTTCTGCTGACCCGGCTGCTCTCGCGCTACCGCGAACTCTCCGCGGACCGCGCCGCCGCCCTGCTGACCGGCCGCCCCTCCGCGCTCGCCGCCGCGCTGACCAAGGTGACCGGCGAGATGGCCCGCATCCCGACCCGCGACCTGCGGCAGGCCGAGCCGTACAACGCGTTCTACTTCGCCCCCGCCTTCTCCGGCAGCAGCCTCAGCAAGCTGCTGTCCTCGCACCCGACGCTGGAGCAACGCTTGGACCAGCTCGGACGCATCTCCGCACAGCTCGGCCGACCCTGA
- a CDS encoding metal-dependent hydrolase has translation MDGRAAASGHEYGGGDQGGLAGAGERPAGASAEDGTGTGVRIAPRRVSFDWDGTPLHWIPGEPTATHVINVLHLLLPAGERWFVKVFKEALPLVTDPDLLRDVKGFMGQEATHSTQHTYVLDHLAAQGLDTAPYLRRLDFLFDVLLGDKPPFRQPVPPREWLRFRLAVIAAIEQFTAVLGDWVLGANALEEADTDPVMLDLLRWHGAEEVEHRSVAFDMYQHCAGTGATGYARRLYAMAVVAPVMLWLWASGTAYLLRHDPVLARRLRYSLREHNRAVAKGLLPTWGELGRAIPRYMKRSYHPSQEGSLRRAVEYLASSPAARSAAGAIARATL, from the coding sequence ATGGATGGACGTGCTGCGGCGAGCGGGCACGAGTACGGGGGCGGGGACCAAGGCGGGCTCGCTGGGGCCGGTGAGCGCCCCGCGGGCGCCAGTGCCGAGGACGGGACGGGCACCGGCGTACGCATCGCGCCGCGCCGTGTCTCCTTCGACTGGGACGGGACGCCCCTGCACTGGATTCCGGGCGAGCCAACCGCCACCCATGTGATCAACGTGCTGCATCTGCTGCTTCCGGCCGGTGAGCGGTGGTTCGTGAAGGTCTTCAAGGAGGCCCTGCCACTGGTCACCGACCCGGACCTGCTGCGCGACGTGAAGGGGTTCATGGGCCAGGAGGCCACGCACAGCACGCAGCACACGTACGTCCTCGACCACCTCGCGGCCCAGGGCCTGGACACCGCGCCGTACCTGCGCCGCCTGGACTTCCTCTTCGATGTCCTGCTCGGCGACAAGCCGCCGTTCAGGCAGCCGGTGCCCCCACGCGAGTGGTTGCGCTTCCGGCTGGCGGTCATAGCGGCCATAGAGCAGTTCACGGCCGTGCTCGGCGACTGGGTGCTCGGCGCCAACGCGCTGGAGGAGGCCGACACCGACCCCGTCATGCTGGACCTGTTGCGGTGGCACGGCGCCGAGGAGGTCGAGCACCGCTCCGTCGCGTTCGACATGTACCAGCACTGCGCCGGCACCGGCGCGACCGGCTACGCGCGGCGGCTGTACGCGATGGCCGTGGTGGCCCCCGTGATGCTGTGGCTGTGGGCGTCGGGCACCGCCTACTTGCTGCGCCACGATCCGGTACTGGCCCGACGCCTGCGGTACTCGCTGCGCGAGCACAACCGGGCGGTGGCCAAGGGGTTGTTGCCTACCTGGGGAGAGTTGGGCCGAGCGATACCCCGCTACATGAAGCGGTCCTACCACCCCTCTCAGGAGGGCTCGCTGCGCCGGGCCGTGGAGTACCTGGCCTCGTCCCCGGCGGCTCGCTCGGCGGCAGGAGCGATCGCCCGCGCCACGCTGTAG
- a CDS encoding SDR family oxidoreductase produces MAASTGAQGAVETGALAGATERWVSTGGVQLCVAELGDRERPTVVLVHGFPDSKEVWSEVAKRLADRFHVVLYDLRGCGRSTAPKPLRGGYTLEKLTDDFLAVADAVSPDAPVHLVGHDWGSVQGWEFATVGRTEGRIASFTTMSGPCLDHLGIWLHKRATRPTPRRVGQLFGQGVKSWYVYAFHTPVVPEALWRGPLAKAWPALLSRVEKTPTRSEPGGDYPTSSLPTDGARGVWMYRDNVRARLRRPRTDAYAHVPVQLIHPTGDIFVSEQVFDELDQWAPQLTRRSLVAKHWAPRTRPDQISAWIAEFVTNVEDGTPARSPRAASQYAARFGGQLVLVTGAASGIGRATAFAFAEAGARVVAVDRDAEGAARTAEMSRLIGAPEAWSEQVDVSDGLAMEKLANKVAETHGVVDVLVNNAGIGVSGAFMDTSPEHWQQVLDVNLWGVIHGCRTFGKQMADRGQGGHIVNTASAAAFQPTRMLPAYATSKAAVLMLSECLRAELAGKGIGVSAICPGIVNTNITTTTRFVGVDREEEQRRRTRSTRLYGKRNYPPEKVADAILRAVARNQAVVPVTPEARGAHLLSRFAPKALRALARLEPKG; encoded by the coding sequence GTGGCAGCGAGCACCGGTGCGCAGGGCGCGGTGGAGACGGGAGCGCTGGCCGGGGCGACCGAGCGCTGGGTCAGCACCGGCGGCGTGCAGTTGTGTGTCGCCGAACTGGGCGACCGTGAGCGACCGACCGTCGTGCTGGTACACGGCTTCCCGGACAGCAAGGAGGTGTGGAGCGAGGTAGCGAAGCGGCTGGCCGACCGGTTCCACGTCGTCCTGTACGACCTGCGCGGCTGCGGTCGGTCGACCGCGCCGAAGCCGCTGCGCGGGGGCTACACCCTGGAGAAGCTGACCGACGACTTCCTGGCCGTGGCGGACGCCGTCAGCCCGGACGCGCCGGTGCACCTGGTGGGGCACGACTGGGGCTCGGTGCAGGGCTGGGAATTCGCCACCGTCGGGCGTACCGAGGGCCGTATCGCCTCCTTCACCACCATGTCCGGACCCTGCCTGGACCACCTGGGCATCTGGCTCCACAAGCGCGCCACGCGGCCCACTCCCCGCCGAGTCGGCCAGCTCTTCGGCCAGGGTGTCAAGTCCTGGTACGTCTACGCGTTCCACACCCCCGTCGTGCCCGAGGCGCTGTGGCGCGGACCGCTCGCCAAGGCTTGGCCGGCGCTGCTGTCCCGGGTCGAGAAGACGCCCACCCGCAGCGAACCCGGCGGCGACTACCCGACCTCGTCGCTACCCACCGACGGGGCACGCGGCGTGTGGATGTACCGGGACAACGTGCGCGCCAGGCTGCGCCGCCCCCGCACCGACGCCTACGCGCACGTTCCGGTCCAGCTCATCCATCCCACCGGTGACATCTTCGTGTCGGAGCAGGTGTTCGACGAACTCGACCAGTGGGCGCCCCAGTTGACGCGGCGCAGCCTGGTGGCCAAGCACTGGGCGCCGCGCACCCGGCCGGACCAGATCTCCGCATGGATCGCGGAGTTCGTCACCAACGTGGAGGATGGCACGCCTGCCAGGAGCCCGCGCGCCGCGAGCCAGTACGCGGCGCGCTTCGGCGGCCAGCTCGTGCTGGTGACCGGCGCGGCCAGCGGTATCGGCCGGGCCACCGCGTTCGCGTTCGCGGAGGCGGGTGCGCGCGTGGTGGCCGTGGACCGGGACGCGGAGGGGGCTGCCCGCACCGCCGAGATGTCCCGGCTCATCGGCGCCCCGGAGGCGTGGAGCGAGCAGGTCGACGTATCCGACGGGCTGGCGATGGAGAAGCTGGCCAACAAGGTCGCCGAGACGCACGGCGTGGTGGACGTGCTGGTCAACAACGCGGGCATCGGTGTATCCGGCGCCTTCATGGACACCAGCCCCGAGCACTGGCAGCAGGTACTCGACGTCAACCTGTGGGGCGTCATCCACGGCTGCCGGACCTTCGGAAAACAGATGGCCGACCGCGGGCAGGGCGGCCACATCGTCAACACCGCCTCCGCGGCCGCCTTCCAACCCACCCGCATGCTGCCGGCGTACGCCACGTCCAAGGCCGCCGTGCTGATGCTCAGCGAGTGCCTGCGAGCCGAACTGGCCGGCAAGGGCATCGGCGTCTCCGCCATCTGCCCGGGCATCGTGAACACCAACATCACCACGACGACCCGCTTCGTGGGCGTGGACCGCGAGGAAGAACAGCGCCGCCGCACCCGCAGCACCCGTCTGTACGGCAAGCGCAACTACCCGCCGGAGAAGGTAGCCGACGCGATCCTGCGCGCCGTGGCCCGTAACCAGGCCGTGGTCCCGGTCACGCCGGAGGCCCGCGGCGCGCACCTGCTGTCCCGCTTCGCTCCCAAGGCCCTGCGCGCCCTGGCCAGGCTCGAACCCAAGGGGTGA
- a CDS encoding M24 family metallopeptidase: MTTSVDDRLSTRRAGRAPELRGFREVQRLAYACAEAVAAQLRPGVSEREAARMQREWLRERGVRDWFHLPFAWFGDRTAFTDFRFPLQFFPTNRKLEPGMPFILDMAPILNGYTADIGYSGFLGPSPLHDKLLADLREHRELILREVRERRPLREIYEDVERLMARQGYTNRHRAYPFGVVAHKVDRVKQRRWAPTAFGFGAQSLKGLASDALRGHREGWSPLWSPYRFSDHPPQPGLWAVEPHLGFRGVGAKFEEILVVTDSKDCEQSAFWLDDDLPHVRRWAEEKAA, encoded by the coding sequence ATGACCACATCGGTGGACGATCGGCTCAGCACGCGACGTGCCGGCCGCGCGCCCGAACTGCGCGGTTTCCGTGAGGTGCAGCGGCTCGCCTACGCGTGTGCGGAGGCCGTCGCCGCGCAGTTGCGCCCCGGCGTGAGCGAGCGTGAGGCGGCCCGGATGCAGCGGGAATGGCTGCGCGAGCGCGGCGTACGCGACTGGTTCCATCTGCCGTTCGCCTGGTTCGGCGACCGCACGGCCTTCACCGACTTCCGTTTCCCGCTCCAGTTCTTCCCCACCAACCGGAAGCTGGAGCCGGGGATGCCGTTCATCCTCGACATGGCCCCGATACTGAACGGCTACACGGCGGACATCGGCTACTCCGGCTTCCTCGGCCCGAGCCCACTGCACGACAAACTACTCGCCGACCTGCGGGAACACCGCGAGTTGATCCTGCGCGAGGTACGGGAGCGGCGCCCGCTGCGCGAGATATACGAGGACGTGGAGCGGCTGATGGCCCGGCAGGGTTACACCAACCGCCACCGCGCCTACCCTTTCGGCGTCGTCGCGCACAAGGTCGACCGGGTCAAGCAGCGTCGTTGGGCGCCCACGGCCTTCGGGTTCGGCGCGCAGAGCCTCAAGGGCCTGGCCAGCGACGCGCTGCGCGGGCACCGGGAGGGTTGGTCGCCGCTGTGGAGTCCGTACCGCTTCTCCGACCACCCCCCGCAGCCCGGGCTGTGGGCCGTGGAGCCCCATCTCGGGTTCCGCGGCGTGGGCGCCAAGTTCGAGGAAATACTCGTCGTCACGGACTCCAAGGACTGCGAGCAGAGCGCCTTTTGGCTGGACGACGACCTACCTCACGTGCGGCGCTGGGCCGAGGAGAAGGCGGCGTGA